Proteins from a genomic interval of Channa argus isolate prfri chromosome 11, Channa argus male v1.0, whole genome shotgun sequence:
- the LOC137136649 gene encoding zinc-binding protein A33-like encodes MAEKIVLLESFLSCHVCSETFRDPVSLSCNHSFCSSCLHKFWEQAKNKICPICKRKSTKDYLLVNFPLKELADSFAERLKVESSEKREKKKVMVVCDKHEDEPRLFCEDEDRAVCPVCGLSLHQSHKVVPIEQAVSDLKEQLKSDLKSLQDKRHKYKQVEKTYNEMIEHSKKQLLSTEKQIRAEFNKLHQFLKEEEESRLAALREEEEQKGKTISSEMKKIQEQISSLSVSICAVEEDLQKHNVPFLSSYKPTQTRARVQCSLSDPQLLSGALIDVAKHLGNLSFRVWDKMKDKVHFSPVILDPNTANPCLYLSDDLTSARRRDTRQQLPDNPERCTNYSNVLGSEGFSSGKHSWEVEVGDHPVWNVGLAKESADRKGERTASPGYGVWCLLHRDGKYTNGVGKTVTVKKILQRIRVQLDYDRGEVSFYDPEDMTHIYTHRDTFTEKLFPYFDVGKAADAKTTDIKICQAEI; translated from the coding sequence ATGGCTGAGAAGATTGTACTTTTAGAAAGTTTCCTGAGCTGCCATGTGTGTTCAGAGACTTTCAGAGAtcctgtgtctctgagctgcaaccacagcttctgTTCAAGCTGCCTGCATAAATTTTGGGaacaagctaaaaacaaaatctgtccCATTTGTAAAAGAAAGTCTACAAAAGATTATTTGCTAGTGAATTTTCCACTGAAGGAACTGGCTGATTCTTTTGCTGAGAGACTGAAAGTTGAATCatctgagaaaagagagaagaagaaagtaatGGTGGTGTGTGATAAACATGAAGATGAACCTAGATTGTTCTGTGAGGATGAAGACAGAGCTGTTTGTCCTGTCTGTGGGTTATCTCTCCACCAGAGTCACAAAGTGGTTCCTATAGAACAAGCAGTCAGTGACCTGAAGGAGCAGCTGAAATCTGACTTAAAGTCTCTACAGGACAAGaggcacaaatacaaacaagtggagaaaacatacaatgaaatgattGAACACTCCAAGAAGCAGCTGTtgtccacagagaagcagatcagAGCAGAGTTCAACAAGCTCCACCAGttcctgaaagaggaagaggagtccaGACTGGCAGCTctcagggaggaagaggagcagaaggggaAGACTATCAGCtcagagatgaagaagattcAGGAGCAgatctcctctctgtcagtcagtatctgtgctgttgaagaagacctgcagaaacacaacgtGCCATTCCTCAGCAGTTATAAACCCACTCAGACCAGAGCCAGAGTCCAGTGCTCACTGTCAgatccacagctgctctcaggagcactgatagatgtggccaaacacctgggcaacctgTCCTTCAGAGTCTGGGACAAGATGAAGGACAAGGTCCACTTCAGTCCTGTCATCCTGgacccaaacactgcaaacccCTGTCTCTATCTGTCTGACGATCTGACCAGTGCGAGACGTAGAGACACAAGGCAGCAGCTCCCTGATAATCCAGAGAGATGCACTAATTATTCTAATGTTCTGGGCTCTGAGGGCTTCAGCTCAGGGAAACACAgctgggaggtggaggtgggagacCATCCTGTCTGGAATGTGGGTTTAGCTAAAGAATCAGCTGACAGGAAGGGGGAACGAACTGCTTCACCAGGTTATGGAGTCTGGTGTTTATTGCATCGTGATGGAAAATACACTAATGGAGTTGGTAAAACTGTGACAGTGAAGAAGATTCTCCAGAGGATCAGAGTCCAGCTGGACTATGACAGAGGGGAGGTGTCCTTCTATGACCCTGAAGACATGACTCACATCTACActcacagagacactttcacTGAGAAACTCTTCCCATATTTTGATGTTGGAAAAGCTGCTGATGCCAAAACCACTGATATTAAAATCTGTCAAGCTGAGATTTAA
- the LOC137136652 gene encoding zinc-binding protein A33-like, translating into MAEKTGLLESYLSCHVCSETFRDPVSLCCNHSFCSSCLQKFWEQAKNKNCPICKRKSSKDHPMVNFPLKQLADSFAGGLKVESSETEKGEERKLMVCDKHQEEPRLFCKDEERTVCPVCEFSLHHSHKVVPIEQAVSDLKQQLKSDLKFLKDKRNKYKQVEKTYNEMIQHSKKQLLSTEKQIRAEFNKLHQFLKEEEESRLAVLREEEKQKGKTISTEMKKIQEQISSLSVSICAVEEDLQKHNVPFLSSYKPTQTRARVQCSLSDPQLLSGALIDVAKHLGNLSFRVWDKMKNKVHFSPVILDPNTANPWLCLSDDLTSVRRGDTKQQLPDNPERNTKYINVLGSEGFSSGKHSWDVEVGDHPDWNVGLAKESFDRKGELYVSPDYGFWCLLYRKRKYTNGVGKTVTVKKSLQRIRVQLDYDRGEVSFYDLEDMSHIYTYRDTFTEKLFPYFDVGEAADAKTNEIKIC; encoded by the coding sequence ATGGCTGAGAAGACTGGACTTTTGGAAAGTTACCTAAGTTGCCATGTGTGTTCAGAGACTTTCAGAGATCCTGTATCTCTGTGctgcaaccacagcttctgTTCAAGCTGCCTGCAAAAATTCTGGGaacaagctaaaaacaaaaactgtcccatttgtaaaagaaaatcttcaAAGGATCATCCAATGGTTAACTTTCCACTGAAGCAACTGGCTGATTCCTTTGCTGGGGGACTGAAAGTTGAATCATCTGAGACAGAAaagggagaagagaggaaactAATGGTGTGTGATAAACATCAAGAAGAACCTAGATTGTTCTGTAAGGATGAAGAAAGAACTGTTTGTCCTGTCTGTGAGTTTTCTCTCCACCACAGTCACAAAGTGGTTCCTATAGAACAAGCAGTCAGTGAcctgaagcagcagctgaaatctGACTTAAAGTTTCTAAAGGACAAgaggaacaaatacaaacaagtggagaaaacatacaatgaaatgattCAACACTCCAAGAAGCAGCTGTtgtccacagagaagcagatcagAGCAGAGTTCAACAAGCTCCACCAGTTCcttaaagaggaagaggagtccaGACTGGCAGTtctgagggaggaagagaagcagAAGGGGAAGACTATcagcacagagatgaagaagattcAGGAGCAgatctcctctctgtcagtcagtatctgtgctgttgaagaagacctgcagaaacacaacgtGCCATTCCTCAGCAGTTATAAACCCACTCAGACCAGAGCCAGAGTCCAGTGCTCACTGTCAgatccacagctgctctcaggagcactgatagatgtggccaaacacctgggcaacctgTCCTTCAGAGTCTGGGACAAGATGAAGAACAAGGTCCACTTCAGTCCTGTCATCCTGgacccaaacactgcaaacccctggctctgtctgtctgatgaTCTGACCAGTGTGAGACGTGgagacacaaagcagcagctccCTGATAATCCAGAGAGAAACACTAAATATATTAATGTTCTGGGCTCTGAGGGCTTCAGCTCAGGGAAACACAGCTGGGATGTGGAGGTGGGAGACCATCCTGACTGGAATGTGGGTTTGGCTAAAGAATCATTTGACAGGAAGGGAGAACTATATGTCTCACCAGATTATGGATTCTGGTGTTTATTGtataggaaaagaaaatacactaatGGAGTTGGTAAAACTGTCACAGTGAAGAAGAGTCTCCAGAGGATCAGAGTCCAGCTGGACTATGACAGAGGGGAGGTGTCCTTCTATGACCTTGAAGACATGAGTCACATCTACACTTACAGAGACACTTTCACTGAGAAACTCTTCCCATATTTTGAtgttggagaagctgctgatgCCAAAACCAATGAAATTAAAATCTGTTAA